TTATTAATACTGTCACTAATTGTCTTTTTCCCGATTCAGCGATTTCTTTTAAGGTGCGGTGGAGAACTAGGTTGATGCTCCGGCACTGCCGAGGTTTTTTGCTGCTGGGTATTTTGGTTTTTATAAGTATTTATCTTCTCTGAAAGCTATAAGGGGGACGGGCTGTGCTTGCTGAGATATTAATGGATGAGGACCTAATAGAGGAGATGGTTGAGGGGCAATGGGCCTTGATGACCACTACGGAGGGGGATGACCTGTTAATCAAGTCCGATGAGTCAAGTTTGATTTATGATGTGTGCTCCGTGACGCAGGTAGTTATGGGGCTGTTATCCAAAGCAGAGATGCTTAAAGTAGGTAGAAGCGGAAAGCGCAGCTTGACTCCGCTTGGGCGGAAGACTCTGGAATGTCTTCGTATTGACTTTAATCGTCTTGTGGCAGCATTCCCGGGAGGCGCTTTCAATCCCTATGTATACGCATTCGTAGAGGCCACCGGTAGGCTGATGAGTGATGAGGCGTTTTGGGGTGTGTCTGCCTATCCCGATCGTTTGGTAATGGGCGACGCAGTTAAGGCTTTCAGGATATTAGCTGAGGAGGTTTTGGGGGTTGATGCTGGGGGGGCACTGAAAACTACTTTGAGAAATGCTGAGCGTAATGCGAGAAAGAATTTGACTGGTCTTAATGCTTACGTAGACGCTTTGCTGGAACGGTATTCGAGGTTGGTGGTCGTAAGAGTCGATTTAAGATATGCAATCGGAGCGTTTGAGGCTAATGCAGATTTGATTGCTATTGTGAAAAGTGATTTTAATTATTTCTTGAGCTTCGTAAAAGGGAAGCGATTTGGTAAGGATGTTTGCGGCTATGTGTGGAAGTTGGAGTATGGAGCAGTCCAGGGCTGGCATTACCACGTTCTGTTGTTTTTGAATGGTGCGAAGCATAGAGAGGATATTTCCATCGGAAAGGAGCTTGGAGACAAATGGATGGATATCACTCGGCAGAAAGGATGTTATTTTAATTGTAATGCAAGGAAAGAAAAATATAAGAGGCCTGCTCTAGGAGTGGTTAGCTGGCGTGACTTCGAGAAAGTAAATAATCTCAAAAGAGCGGCAGGTTATCTTGCAAAGGCAGACATGCTGATACGCCCGAATCTGGCTGGCGGCGAAAGGGCGTTAGGAAAGGGCCGTATGCCTAAAGGGCATTCTGGGAAAGGTCGGCCTAGGCAGTGAAGCTCACAGCTAAGCAGTTTAGTTTTTAGGCGTACCCTTTCTTTTTCTTTGTACATGCTGCGAGACAGCAAGCGCTACGTCTGGATATTCGCGTGCCCACCGCATGAGTCTAGTAGTGATATCTTCCGGGGTTTTAAGTTTAAGGGTAGTCCTTTCGTAGTTTACGATATGGTCGGATAGCTCTGAGGCAAGATGACTTGTTGTCTTCCAGCCATTTTCTGGGCTTTTTTCATTTATGCACTTGATGAAGTAGCTTCGCGATTCTGTATAGACTGAATTTTTTGCCTTCGCTGCTGCTTCGTTTTTCTCTAATGTATCTATATGTTTGTTTGTAATTATGTCGGATGCTATGCTGGTCGCACCTAGGAAGTAGGCAGACATTATAAGTCCCCAGATAGCTGCAGGCTGATTGCTCTCCCTGTCTAGCTGATCAGCCATGGTTCGGAAAGTTAGACACATTTTTCCGTAGTAATCTAGGTTGCTGTTATGGTTGAGTATATCTTCTTGTAGTTTTTCAAATGCTTTGTTAATGGTTTTTGTCGTATGTTTCTCGTTAAGGATTTTTTTAGAATGTTTTTCTAGTAATTCTGCGTATGGGCGTAATGAATAGATCTCCATAAAGCGTTCCTCGGCCAGCCCATCGAAGTCGTTGAAGACATCATCTAAGCTTTGAGGTGGATTTGACATTAATGACATTATGTCGTTGGGGAGTTTTTTATTTTCTTTCATGGTTTGTTTTCTGCTATGGGACTATTTGCCTTCCCTGGCAAATTTTTATCTGTTTGTCCGAGTTGTAGGCGCAGATTACTTCGTGATATTGCTCAGAGAAAATTTAGCCCACTCATTCATCAATGCTCTGCGTTTGTCAAGGAAGTCTGATCGAGAATATGCACCTTCGGTTTGGTCTCGCTCGTCGTGAGCTAATGCTATTTCGCATACTTCTCTAGGATGATTCGTGCATTCATTTGCCCAGTCTCGAAATGTTGATCGGAAACCATGGCGCGTTATTTCTTTTTCTCCGATGCCATGCAGCAGATTTCGAATAGCATTAGCATGCATCACTCCAGATTTTCCATGGCCAGGAAAAAGGAAGCGACTGCTTTCAATTTTAGGCACTGCTTTGACAAGCGTGATCACTTGTTCGGGTATTGGAATCACGAAAGGCTTGCGCATTTTCATCCGTTCGCCCGGTAGTGACCAGAGCCCAGCCTGTAGGTCAAACTCATCCCAGCTTGCGAATCGCACCATGTGCGATCGGGCGCCTGTGAGGATGAGGAGCTGTGCTGCGATTGAAGTTGACGTTTCAATGCCCTGAAGCGTTGACATCAATGGAGGTATGTCTTGCCAGCGCATTGCCGTGAAGTGCTCTCGTTTCCGTGCTTTTCTTTTCTCGATTCGGCTCAGCAAGCTGTCTAGGTGACCGCGCCAGCGTGCCGGGTTTTCACCCTGGCGAAGCCCACGGGCCTTTGCAGCATCCAATACCTGCTCTATTTGGCCCCGTACCTCGTCCGCTGTCCGGGGCTTAACCGACCAGATCGGTTTCAGGACGGCCAGAACTTCCTCAGTTCCGACTTGATCAGCTGAAAGGGAGCCTATGTGCTCGAATGCATAGAGTTCTAGCTTTCTGAGCCAGCCCTTTCGCCACTTGTCGGACCAGCTACTCCCATGTGCTTCGCAGTAGCTCTTGGCAAGCGTTTCAAACTTGATCCTCTTCGCTTCGCTGGCCTTCTGATGCTCGAGCAAAGCAGCCCGCTCCATGTCACGGGCATGAAGGGGATCGATGCCGTCCACCAGTTGGCGTCGTTTGGCAGCGGCGTCCAAGCGCGCTTCTTTCAGGCTGACCGTGGGGTAAGCCCCTAACCCCATTTCTCTACGTCGGCCAGCAAGTTGGAATCTGAGAACCCAAGATTTTCGCCCAGTGCTTTTCACGACCAGTCGCAGGCCTTCGCCGTCCTCATACGTACCGGCCTCAACCAGATTCTCGACCTGCTTCGGATTTAGCTTTCCCATTCTGTCCTCCGAGGGATGCATATCTGTCCCCCCAGTCGTCCCCCCACATTTACTTCGGATGGCGCAAAACAGAGTTGGACCCCATAAGACGAATGATAGGCTGAGAGGCCCGTAGATCCTAGGGTCTGACGAAGTGGTTTGGACTGGTGGGGATTTCTTCGGACAAATAAAAAGCCGGCTTGTGGCCGGCTTCTCGGGGACGGTCTTGGCTCATTTTTGATGGGCCGCGATCGCCTTAAACGGTTGGCAACATGGCCTGAAAAAGATGGCGGACGGCTGTGTGAGGCGTCGCCAGGCCCTCTGGAATGCGGCTTGCACCATCAGGGGCGTGATGTGCGGCGTAGCATACTAGGGCTCGGGGTCCATGCCCAGCAAAAAATGGCGCGAAGTGTTTCAGCCTGGGCGGGCCGGGCGCAGGCACGACCACCAGAACACCCAGCCGAGGATCTCCAGGCGCTGTGCCCGACGTTGGTACGCGGTGTAGCGCTCGGTGGGGTGGTTGAGGCGGTCGTGGCTGTGCAGGCACAGGGTGCCATGGCGGCCGAGGGTGAGCTGGTGTACGCGCAGCTTGCCATTGTGCAGCAGTGCGTAGCACTCGCCCTCGACGACCCGGGTGAAGCTGCGGTCGACGGCCAGCAGCGCACCTTGTGGCAGGTAGGGCGCCATGTTGTTCGCTGGCATGCCAATACAGAACGCGTGTTGCGTGGCCACGCGGACGCAGTCAAGGGCCTCCCGGGGGATCGGTTGGTGCAGGTCCGGCGCGGCCTCCAGGCTTTCGTCACGCACGTGGTAAAGGGGCAGGGGGACGCTTTCGGTGGCCAGGGCCAGCAACGGTGCAGGCGGTGCCACGCGGGGCCTGGCCGGGCGGGGTGGGGTAAGGGGGCCCGGGTGTTTCGGGCCTTCGCCATTACGCAGCCAGCCGGGGTGCACGCAGAACAATCCGGCGATTTCCTCGACGCGCGCCTGGGGCACGCCACGCTTGAGCCAGTTGTTGACGTGCTGGGGGGTGACCTTGCGTTGGGCGGCAAAGTCCGAAGGGGTCAGGTTGCACTCCTGCAGGAGGGCTTTGAGGCGGTCGCCGGAAGTGTTCATGCGGGCGAGTCTATCGCCCTGATAAACGTGTGGGAATGAACCTGATGTCGAAGGGAGCTGTAGGGTAAATCGCGATTTGCAAGAGATTGCCTAGGACTTTGTAGGGCGATTCCTGCGCCCACAAAAAAGCCCTGCCGAAGCAGGGCTTTGTCTGTCAGCTTCAGCCTTTGTAGGCAGCCACCGACTTGGTGATCGCAGCGCGGGCGGCGTCGGCGCCTTCCCAGCCTTCGATCTTGACCCACTTGCCCTTCTCGAGATCCTTGTAGTTCGCGAAGAAGTGCTCGATCTGCTGGATCAGCAGGGCCGGCAGGTCGGTGTATTCCTTCACGTCGACGTACAGCTGGCTCAGCTTGTCGTGAGGCACGGCGATGACCTTGGCGTCGCCGCCGCCATCGTCGGTCATGTTCAGCACGCCGACCGGACGGGCGCGGATCACCGAGCCTGGGGCTACCGGGTACGGGGTGACGACCAGCACGTCCAGGGGATCACCGTCGTCGGCCAGGGTGTTGGGGATGAAACCGTAGTTGGCCGGGTAGAACATCGGGGTGGCCATGAAGCGGTCGACGAACAGGGTGTCGCTGTCCTTGTCGATTTCGTACTTGATCGGCGCGTGGTTGGCCGGGATCTCGATAGCGACGTAGATGTCGTTCGGCAGGTCTTTGCCGGCTGGAATCTTGCTGTAGCTCATTGGGCAATGCCCCCGTGTTTGATCAAAAAAGTGGCGGCGATTATAGGCACATTCCCACAGTGGGTGCCACGCCCGGCCGGATGTGCGGGGCGATCAGGCGTGGTGCTCACGGTAATGCGGGTGTTCGGCCTGCAACCGGGTAAGCCGGGCCAGTGGGTCCTGGCGGTAGAACAGCGCCAACTGCTGGTAGACCGCCGGAAAAGCCTGGTGCAGCAGATCAGGGGCGCTGAAGAAGTACTCGCTGGTCACGGCAAAGAACTCTGCGGGGTTTTCCGCGGCGTAAGGGTCGATGGCCGTTTCTGTGTCGGGGTCCTGATCGAGCTGGCGGTTCATGGCGTCATAGGCCTGCTGCATGGCCTGCGCCCAGTCTTCCACGCGCATGTCGTTGTGCAGTGGCGGCAGGCCGTTGGCATCGCCGTTGAGCATGTCGAGCTTGTGCGCCAGTTCGTGGATGACCAGGTTGTAGGCTTCCCAGCCCCCGCTGGCCAGTACCCCGGGCCAGGCCAGAATCACCGGCCCCTGTTGCCAGGCCTCGCCGCTGTGCTCGGCGTCCCACACATGTTCCACGCCACTGGCGTCGCGATGGCGCTGTGGGCTGAGGAAGTCGTCCGGGTAGAGGATGATCTCGTGAAAGCCCTGGTACCAGTTCAGCTCACCCAGGTGCAGCAGCGGCAACTGGGCCTGGGCAGCGAGGAACAGGCGCTGCTCGTCGTCCAGTTCGACGCCGGGCAGGGGGGTCAGGTGCTTGTCGTGCAGGAACAGCACGCAGGCTTCACGCAGCCAGCGGTCTTCCTCGTCGCTGAGGCCATCGAGCAGTGGCAGGCGATCGCGGATCACCTGCCATAGCTGATTGTCGACCGGGTAGCGGGCCAGGGTGCGCCGCCGGCGCCAGGCGCTGAACGACCACATGCCGCGGTCAGTGGGCCTTGGCCGCGCGGCTGAAGCGGCCGCGCAGCAGGCCGAGGATCATCGGCACCAGCGACAGGACGATGATGCCGACCACCATCAGCGACAGGTGCTGCTTGATGAATGGCACGTTGCCGAAGAAGTAGCCCAGCGTGACCAGGCCGCCGACCCACAGCAGCGAGCCGGCCACGCTGAAAGCCAGGAAGCGCGGGTAGTGCATGTGGGCGATGCCGGCGACGAACGGCGCGAAGGTGCGCAGGATGGGTAGGAAGCGCGCCAGGGTGACGGTCTTGCCGCCGTGGCGTGCGTAGAACTCGTGGGTGCGTTGCAGGTAGTCCTGGCGGAAGATCTTCGACTTGGGGTTGCGGAACAGGCGTTCGCCTGCGGTGCGCCCGATCACGTAGTTGGTGCTGTCGCCCAGAATGGCTGCCGCCATCAGCAGGCCGGCCAGCAGCACCGGGTCCATGCCGCCGCCTGCGGCCACGGCGCCGGCGATGAACAGCAGCGAGTCGCCGGGCAGGAAGGGCATCACCACCAGGCCGGTTTCGCAGAAGATCACGGTGAAGAGGATGGCGTAGATCCATGGACCGTAGTTGGTGACCAGCAGGTCGAGGTAGGCATCGAGATGCAGGATGAGGTCCAGCGGGTTGAAGTCCATGTACAGCACCTGTGTTCTTGACCCGCTTCTACGGGCGCGCGATGACGGAAAGCGTTCTGGGTGTGGTGGTTTACCTGCGAAAGGTAACTTTTCACACATGACTGGAAGGGGATTATACGGCGAAGTCTCGCTTATGCCCGGAGAGTTTGTAGCGGGGGGTTACTGTGTAGGAGCGGCTTCAGCCGCGATGCAGGCAACGCGGTCTGTGTGGGTGATCGCGGCTGAAGCCGCTCCTACGGGGCCGATGTCCGGCAGGGTTTCAGTCCTGGCTGATCGGCAGGATGTAGCTGTCGAACTCGGTGTCCTTGCGAAAGCCCATGGATTCGTAAGTCTTCCTTGCCACCTCGTTGTCGCTGCTGGTGGACACGCGCATGCGCACGGCGTTGGTTTCCTTGGCCATTTTCTTGGCCTCGCGCATCAGGTTGTCCGCCACCAGCATGCGCCGCGAGTCCTCGGCCACGTAGATGTCGTTGAGGATCCACACGCGCTTGAGCGACAGCGACGAATAGCTTGGGTAGAGCTGGCAGAAGCCCAGCAGACGGTCGTCGGCTTCATCCGGCAGGGCCAGGTAGATGATCGATTCGCTGCGCATGAGGCGTTTTTGCAGGAACTTGCGCGAGCTGTCCGGGTAAGGCAGCTGCCCATAGAACTCACGGTACTTCACGAACAGCGGAGTGAGCAGGTCGAGGTGCTCGAGGGTTGCCTTGATGATGCGCATGTGCGGGCCTCTGAGTCCATGTGGGGGTACGGCGGATTGCCAGCTGCGTCAGTACGCATGCTGCCTAATGCAGGGTAGAAGCGCAATCCGCCTTCCATGACATGTTTCTTACCCTTCTCCGAGTAGGAAATTTCCGCTTTTGGTGCCGGCGTTATCGCTGTCGATACTATGGACCTCCGCTTCGTCCTTGAGGTTCACCCCCGAAAGCTGGCGTCGACAGGCTTCACGCATCAAGTACAGCAGGCGATGGGCGGCCATGCCATAGCTCAGGCCTTCCAGGCGCACGTTGGAGATGCAGTTGCGGTAGGCGTCGGTAAGGCCAACCTTGGGCGCGTAGGTGAAGTACAGCCCGAGGCTGTCGGGCGAGCTCAGGCCCGGACGTTCGCCGATCAGCATCACGGTCATGCGCGCGCCCAGCAGTTCGCCCACTTCGTCGGCCACCGCCACGCGGCCCTGTTCCACCAGCACCACCGGGGCGCTGCGCCAGCCGTCGGCGGCGGCTTGCTCCTCGAAGCGGCTCAGGAAGGGGAGCGTGTGGCGGTGCACGGCCAGGGCGGAGAGCCCGTCGGCGACGACGATGGCCAGGTCTACTCCGCCCGGGTTGGCCTGGGCATGTTCGCGCAGGCGCTGGGCGGAGTCCTCGTGCAGGCGCCGCCCCAGGTCGGGGCGTTGCAGGTACTGGTGGCGGTCAGTGGCGGCACTGTGCAGCAGCAGGCTGTCGCGGCCCCGCGCGCTAAGCTGCTGGCGCAGGCCGGCGTGGTCGAAGGGCAGGTGCACGGCGTCGCGGGCCTGGGCGTGGGCGTATTGGAAGTCCAGCTGGGCGCCGGTGGGCAGGCTGATACCAGTGCGCCCCAGGGCGATGCGCGCGGGGGTGAGGTTGCGCAGCGCCAGCCAGGGGTTGTCCGGGGTGGGAGTATGTCGATCCATGGTCACCTCTAGGCCAGGTGCGCCAGTGCATGGCGGAAGGCCGGTGGCAGGTTGTCGCCGAAGCGCACGCGGCCATCGGCCTGGGTGAAGATGCCAGTACGCTCCAGCCAGGCCTCGAATTCCGGTCCGGGCTTCAGGCCCAGGGTCTGGCGGGCGTAGAGCGCGTCGTGGAACGAGGTGGTCTGGTAGTTGAGCATGATGTCGTCGGAGCCGGGGATGCCCATGATGAAGTTGATCCCGGCCACGCCCAGCAGGGTGAGCAGGGTGTCCATGTCGTCCTGGTCGGCTTCGGCGTGGTTGGTGTAGCAGATGTCGCAGCCCATCGGTACGCCCAGCAGTTTGCCGCAGAAGTGGTCTTCGAGGCCGGCGCGGATGATCTGCTTGCCGTTGTACAGGTATTCCGGGCCAATGAAGCCGACCACGGTGTTGACCAGGAATGGCTTGAAGTGGCGGGCCACGGCGTAGGCGCGGGTCTCGCAGGTCTGCTGGTCGACGCCATGATGGGCGTTGGCCGACAGGGCGCTGCCCTGACCGGTCTCGAAGTACATCAGGTTCTGCCCGACCGTGCCGCGCTTGAGCGACAGGCCGGCCTCGTAGCCTTCGCGCAGCACGTTGAGGTTGATACCGAAGCTGGCGTTGGCCGCCTCGGTGCCGGCGATGGACTGGAACACCAGGTCCAGCGGCACGCCGCGGTTGATCGCCTCGATCGAGGTGGTGACGTGGGTGAGCACGCAAGCCTGGGTGGGGATGTCGTAGCGCTGGATGATGGCGTCGAGCATTTCCAGCAGGGCGCAGATCGAGGCAATGCTGTCGGTGGCCGGGTTGATGCCGATCATGGCGTCGCCGTTGCCGTAGAGCAGGCCGTCGAGGATGCTGGCGGCGATGCCGGCCGGTTCGTCGGTGGGGTGGTTGGGTTGCAGCCGTGTGGACAGCCGGCCGCGCAGGCCCATGGTGCCGCGGAACTTCGTGACCACGCGGATCTTCTGCGCCACCAGCACCAGGTCCTGCACGCGCATGATCTTCGACACCGCCGCCGCCATTTCCGGCGTCAGGCCGGGGGCCAGGGCGCGCAGGCTGTGTTCGTCGGCCTGCTCGCCCAGCAGCCAGTCGCGCAGGCCGCCGACGGTCAGGTGGCTGACCGGGGCGAAGGCCTGTTTGTCGTGGGTGTCGATGATCAGCCGGGTGACTTCATCTTGCTCATAGGGGATCAGCGCTTCGTTGAGGAAGTGCGTCAGCGGGATATCGGCCAGGGCCATCTGCGCCGCGACCCGCTCACCATCGTTGCTGGCGGCGACGCCCGCCAGGTAGTCGCCCGAGCGCGCCGGGCTGGCCTTGGCCATCACCTCTTTGAGGCTGTCGAAACGGTAGATCTGGTGACCGACCGTGTGCACGAAACTTGCCATACAGAATCTCCAGGGCGCCGCAGGGCTGGCCTGCGGCGTGGGTCGGCGCTCAGTGCAGGGCCTCTTCGGCCTGCTGGATCGCGGCGAATTCCTCTTCGGGCGTGCCGGCCACCAGGTGATGGCGGCTGTAGAAAGCAAAGTAGGCAATCAATACGGCATAGATCAAGGCGGCGCCGATCACCACCCGCGGATCGACCAGGAAGCCGGCGACCACGGCGATGCAGGCCAGCACCAGGGCCACGCCCGAGGTGAAGATGCCACCTGGGGTGCGGTACGGGCGCTCCATTTTCGGCCGGCGGATGCGCAGGGTGATGTGCGCGGCCATCATCAGCACATAGGACAGCGTGGCACCGAACACCGCCACCAGGATCAGCAGGTCGCCCTGGCCGGTCAGCGACAAGGCGAAGCCGATGATCCCGGGGATCACCAGGGCCAGCACCGGTGCCTTGCTCTTGTTGGTTTCCGACAGCTTGCGCGGCAGGTAGCCAGCACGGGAAAGGGCGAAGATCTGCCGCGAATAGGCGTAGATGATCGAGAAGAAGCTGGCGATCAGGCCGGCCAGGCCGACCAGGTTGACGAAGCCGCCCATCCAGGTGGAGCCGCCGTAGGCTTTGGACAGCGCCTCGACCAGCGGGTTGCCGGAAGCCTTGAGCGCGTCGGCACCGGCGCCGCCAGGGCCGACCACCAGGATCAGCAGGGCGAAGGCGAGCAGCACCAGCATGGCGCCGATCAGGCCGCGGGGCAGGTCGCGCTTGGGGTTCTTGGTTTCTTCGGCGGCCAGTGGCACGCCTTCGACGGCGAGGAAGAACCAGATCGCGTAGGGGATCGCCGCCCACACGCCGACATAGCCGAACGGCAGGAAGCTGCTTGCACCAACGGCGTCGGTCTTGGCGATGTCGAACAGGTTGGCTGCATCGAAATGGGGCACCATGCCGATCAGGAATACGGCCAGGGCAATGGCGGCGATGGCCGTGATGATGAACATCAGTTTCAGCGCCTCGCCCACCCCGAAGATGTGGATGCCGATGAACACGATGTAGAACGCCAGGTAGATCATCCAGCCGCCGATGCCGAACAGTGACTGGCAGTAGGCGCCGATGAACACGGCAATGGCTGCGGGGGCAATGGCGTACTCGATGAGGATCGCCGTGCCGGTGAGGAAGCCGCCCCAGGGGCCGAAGGCGCTGCGGGCGAAACCGTAGCCGCCGCCGGCGGTGGGGATCATCGACGACAGCTCGGCCAGGGAGAAGCACATGCACAGGTACATGGTGGCCATCAGCAGGGTGGCGAGGAACATGCCGCCCCAGCCGCCCTGGGCCAGGCCGAAGTTCCAGCCGGCGTAGTCGCCGGAGATCACGTAGGCCACGCCCAGGCCCACCAGCAGGACCCAGCCGGCGGCGCCTTTCTTCAGTTCACGTTGCTGGAAATAGTCCGAGCCGACTTTTTCGAAGTCGACGGAAGAGCTCGCCGGCGCGCCGGCGGAGTGATCGCTTGGCATGGTGTTCACCTGTTCTTTTCGTTTTTGAGTGGTGAAAGTTTTGCAGGATGCGGGCCAGGGGGGAGCGGTTCGCCAGCAAGCTGGCTCCTACGGGGTGGACTGCCCCCAAAAACTTGGACAGATCAGCTAGCAGCCTGGGCCCTGTACTCAACAGGGCTTAGGCCGTCCAGCTTCAGTCTGATACGGTCGTGGTTGTAGTAGCGGATGTATTCGTCCAGGCCTGCTTTCAATTCTTCCACGCTTTCGAACCGCTTCAGATAGAAAAACTCTGACTTGAGCGTGCCGAAAAAGCTTTCCATTGCCGCGTTGTCCAGGCAATTGCCTTTACGCGACATGCTCTGCTTCACACCGTGACGCTTAAGCGTGTCGCGGTATTGAGCCTGCTGGTAGTGCCACCCTTGATCAGAGTGGATTACCAGCTTTGGCTCATCGCCCAAACAGCCCAGCGCCTTATCCAGCATGCTTCCAACCAAGCTGTAGCTGGGGCGGCTGGCCGTCTCGTAGGCCACAATCTCGCCGTTGTATAGATCCATCACTGGCGAGAGGTAGAACTTCTGCTGGGCCACTTTGAACTCGGTCACGTCAGTCACCCACTTCTGATTCGGGCGCTGGGCGATAAAATTTCGCTCCAACAGGTTCGC
This genomic stretch from Pseudomonas entomophila harbors:
- a CDS encoding YagK/YfjJ domain-containing protein, translating into MLAEILMDEDLIEEMVEGQWALMTTTEGDDLLIKSDESSLIYDVCSVTQVVMGLLSKAEMLKVGRSGKRSLTPLGRKTLECLRIDFNRLVAAFPGGAFNPYVYAFVEATGRLMSDEAFWGVSAYPDRLVMGDAVKAFRILAEEVLGVDAGGALKTTLRNAERNARKNLTGLNAYVDALLERYSRLVVVRVDLRYAIGAFEANADLIAIVKSDFNYFLSFVKGKRFGKDVCGYVWKLEYGAVQGWHYHVLLFLNGAKHREDISIGKELGDKWMDITRQKGCYFNCNARKEKYKRPALGVVSWRDFEKVNNLKRAAGYLAKADMLIRPNLAGGERALGKGRMPKGHSGKGRPRQ
- a CDS encoding tyrosine-type recombinase/integrase → MGKLNPKQVENLVEAGTYEDGEGLRLVVKSTGRKSWVLRFQLAGRRREMGLGAYPTVSLKEARLDAAAKRRQLVDGIDPLHARDMERAALLEHQKASEAKRIKFETLAKSYCEAHGSSWSDKWRKGWLRKLELYAFEHIGSLSADQVGTEEVLAVLKPIWSVKPRTADEVRGQIEQVLDAAKARGLRQGENPARWRGHLDSLLSRIEKRKARKREHFTAMRWQDIPPLMSTLQGIETSTSIAAQLLILTGARSHMVRFASWDEFDLQAGLWSLPGERMKMRKPFVIPIPEQVITLVKAVPKIESSRFLFPGHGKSGVMHANAIRNLLHGIGEKEITRHGFRSTFRDWANECTNHPREVCEIALAHDERDQTEGAYSRSDFLDKRRALMNEWAKFSLSNITK
- a CDS encoding LexA family transcriptional regulator; protein product: MNTSGDRLKALLQECNLTPSDFAAQRKVTPQHVNNWLKRGVPQARVEEIAGLFCVHPGWLRNGEGPKHPGPLTPPRPARPRVAPPAPLLALATESVPLPLYHVRDESLEAAPDLHQPIPREALDCVRVATQHAFCIGMPANNMAPYLPQGALLAVDRSFTRVVEGECYALLHNGKLRVHQLTLGRHGTLCLHSHDRLNHPTERYTAYQRRAQRLEILGWVFWWSCLRPARPG
- the ppa gene encoding inorganic diphosphatase, producing the protein MSYSKIPAGKDLPNDIYVAIEIPANHAPIKYEIDKDSDTLFVDRFMATPMFYPANYGFIPNTLADDGDPLDVLVVTPYPVAPGSVIRARPVGVLNMTDDGGGDAKVIAVPHDKLSQLYVDVKEYTDLPALLIQQIEHFFANYKDLEKGKWVKIEGWEGADAARAAITKSVAAYKG
- a CDS encoding zinc-dependent peptidase, giving the protein MWSFSAWRRRRTLARYPVDNQLWQVIRDRLPLLDGLSDEEDRWLREACVLFLHDKHLTPLPGVELDDEQRLFLAAQAQLPLLHLGELNWYQGFHEIILYPDDFLSPQRHRDASGVEHVWDAEHSGEAWQQGPVILAWPGVLASGGWEAYNLVIHELAHKLDMLNGDANGLPPLHNDMRVEDWAQAMQQAYDAMNRQLDQDPDTETAIDPYAAENPAEFFAVTSEYFFSAPDLLHQAFPAVYQQLALFYRQDPLARLTRLQAEHPHYREHHA
- a CDS encoding DedA family protein, with product MDFNPLDLILHLDAYLDLLVTNYGPWIYAILFTVIFCETGLVVMPFLPGDSLLFIAGAVAAGGGMDPVLLAGLLMAAAILGDSTNYVIGRTAGERLFRNPKSKIFRQDYLQRTHEFYARHGGKTVTLARFLPILRTFAPFVAGIAHMHYPRFLAFSVAGSLLWVGGLVTLGYFFGNVPFIKQHLSLMVVGIIVLSLVPMILGLLRGRFSRAAKAH
- a CDS encoding GNAT family N-acetyltransferase, giving the protein MRIIKATLEHLDLLTPLFVKYREFYGQLPYPDSSRKFLQKRLMRSESIIYLALPDEADDRLLGFCQLYPSYSSLSLKRVWILNDIYVAEDSRRMLVADNLMREAKKMAKETNAVRMRVSTSSDNEVARKTYESMGFRKDTEFDSYILPISQD
- the eutC gene encoding ethanolamine ammonia-lyase subunit EutC is translated as MDRHTPTPDNPWLALRNLTPARIALGRTGISLPTGAQLDFQYAHAQARDAVHLPFDHAGLRQQLSARGRDSLLLHSAATDRHQYLQRPDLGRRLHEDSAQRLREHAQANPGGVDLAIVVADGLSALAVHRHTLPFLSRFEEQAAADGWRSAPVVLVEQGRVAVADEVGELLGARMTVMLIGERPGLSSPDSLGLYFTYAPKVGLTDAYRNCISNVRLEGLSYGMAAHRLLYLMREACRRQLSGVNLKDEAEVHSIDSDNAGTKSGNFLLGEG
- a CDS encoding ethanolamine ammonia-lyase subunit EutB — its product is MASFVHTVGHQIYRFDSLKEVMAKASPARSGDYLAGVAASNDGERVAAQMALADIPLTHFLNEALIPYEQDEVTRLIIDTHDKQAFAPVSHLTVGGLRDWLLGEQADEHSLRALAPGLTPEMAAAVSKIMRVQDLVLVAQKIRVVTKFRGTMGLRGRLSTRLQPNHPTDEPAGIAASILDGLLYGNGDAMIGINPATDSIASICALLEMLDAIIQRYDIPTQACVLTHVTTSIEAINRGVPLDLVFQSIAGTEAANASFGINLNVLREGYEAGLSLKRGTVGQNLMYFETGQGSALSANAHHGVDQQTCETRAYAVARHFKPFLVNTVVGFIGPEYLYNGKQIIRAGLEDHFCGKLLGVPMGCDICYTNHAEADQDDMDTLLTLLGVAGINFIMGIPGSDDIMLNYQTTSFHDALYARQTLGLKPGPEFEAWLERTGIFTQADGRVRFGDNLPPAFRHALAHLA
- the eat gene encoding ethanolamine permease yields the protein MPSDHSAGAPASSSVDFEKVGSDYFQQRELKKGAAGWVLLVGLGVAYVISGDYAGWNFGLAQGGWGGMFLATLLMATMYLCMCFSLAELSSMIPTAGGGYGFARSAFGPWGGFLTGTAILIEYAIAPAAIAVFIGAYCQSLFGIGGWMIYLAFYIVFIGIHIFGVGEALKLMFIITAIAAIALAVFLIGMVPHFDAANLFDIAKTDAVGASSFLPFGYVGVWAAIPYAIWFFLAVEGVPLAAEETKNPKRDLPRGLIGAMLVLLAFALLILVVGPGGAGADALKASGNPLVEALSKAYGGSTWMGGFVNLVGLAGLIASFFSIIYAYSRQIFALSRAGYLPRKLSETNKSKAPVLALVIPGIIGFALSLTGQGDLLILVAVFGATLSYVLMMAAHITLRIRRPKMERPYRTPGGIFTSGVALVLACIAVVAGFLVDPRVVIGAALIYAVLIAYFAFYSRHHLVAGTPEEEFAAIQQAEEALH